A stretch of the Mycolicibacterium celeriflavum genome encodes the following:
- the asnB gene encoding asparagine synthase (glutamine-hydrolyzing): MCGLLALLRDPSAELSPGLVEAVSGASHLMRHRGPDEPGTWSDDRVVLGFNRLSIIDIAHSHQPLRWGPPEAPGRYVLVFNGEIYNYLELREELSAHHGAKFATDGDGEAIIAAYHHWGTDALTRLRGMFAFALWDAERGELFCARDPFGIKPLYLAGGAGGTAVGSEKKCLLDLADTLGIDLSIDERAVQHYTVLQYVPEPETLHRGVRRLESGCYARIRPGGQPEVTRYFHPRFAAVPFVAGREQERYDEITAVLEDSVAKHMRADVTVGAFLSGGIDSTAIAALAMRHNPRLITFTTGFEREGFSEVDVAVASAEAIGAKHVAKVVNQAEFVAALPEIVWYLDEPVADPALVPLFFIAREARKHVKVVLSGEGADELFGGYTIYREPLSLRPFEYLPRPLRRSLGRASRPLPEGMRGKSLLHRGSLTLEERYYGNARSFSDAQLQAVLPGFRQEWTHTDVTAPVYAASAGWDPVARMQHVDLFTWLRGDILVKADKMTMANSLELRVPFLDPEVFAVASRLPYDQKITRATTKFALRRALEPIVPAHVLNRPKLGFPVPIRHWLRAGELLEWAYSMVNSSQAGDLIDLAAVRTMLDEHRSGTSDHSRRLWTVLIFMLWHAIFVEHSITPQIGEPTYPVQL, translated from the coding sequence GTGTGCGGACTGCTGGCCTTGTTGCGTGACCCGTCCGCTGAGCTGTCCCCCGGCCTGGTCGAGGCGGTGTCCGGGGCGTCGCATCTCATGCGTCACCGCGGTCCCGACGAGCCCGGGACGTGGTCCGACGACCGGGTCGTGCTGGGGTTCAACCGGCTCTCGATCATCGACATCGCGCACAGCCATCAGCCGCTGCGGTGGGGCCCCCCGGAAGCGCCCGGTCGCTACGTGCTGGTGTTCAACGGCGAGATCTACAACTACCTCGAACTGCGGGAGGAACTGTCGGCCCACCACGGCGCGAAGTTCGCCACCGACGGTGACGGCGAGGCGATCATCGCGGCTTATCACCACTGGGGCACCGACGCGCTGACCCGGCTGCGCGGCATGTTCGCGTTCGCGCTGTGGGACGCCGAGCGCGGTGAGCTGTTCTGCGCCCGCGACCCGTTCGGCATCAAGCCGCTCTACCTGGCCGGCGGGGCCGGGGGCACCGCGGTGGGCAGCGAGAAGAAGTGCCTGCTCGACCTCGCCGACACGCTGGGCATCGATCTGTCCATCGACGAGCGCGCCGTGCAGCACTACACCGTGCTGCAGTACGTGCCCGAGCCCGAAACCCTGCACCGCGGTGTTCGCAGGCTGGAGTCTGGCTGCTACGCGCGCATCCGTCCGGGCGGCCAACCCGAGGTGACGCGCTACTTCCATCCCCGGTTCGCGGCTGTGCCTTTCGTGGCAGGACGCGAGCAGGAGCGCTACGACGAGATCACCGCGGTGCTCGAGGATTCGGTCGCCAAACACATGCGCGCCGACGTGACCGTGGGCGCTTTCCTCTCCGGCGGGATCGACTCGACTGCGATCGCCGCGCTGGCCATGCGGCACAACCCGCGGCTGATCACCTTCACCACCGGCTTCGAGCGTGAGGGCTTCTCCGAGGTCGACGTCGCGGTCGCCTCGGCCGAGGCGATCGGCGCCAAACACGTCGCCAAGGTGGTCAACCAGGCCGAATTCGTCGCCGCGCTGCCCGAAATCGTCTGGTATCTCGATGAACCGGTCGCCGATCCCGCGCTGGTACCGCTGTTCTTCATCGCCCGCGAGGCTCGCAAGCACGTCAAGGTGGTGCTGTCCGGTGAGGGCGCCGACGAGTTGTTCGGCGGCTACACCATTTACCGGGAGCCGTTGTCGCTGCGGCCTTTCGAGTATCTGCCCCGGCCGCTGCGACGATCGCTGGGGCGGGCGTCGCGGCCGCTGCCGGAGGGAATGCGCGGCAAGAGCCTGCTGCACCGCGGCTCGCTCACGCTCGAAGAGCGCTACTACGGCAATGCGCGCAGCTTCTCGGACGCGCAGCTGCAGGCGGTGCTGCCCGGCTTTCGCCAGGAGTGGACACACACCGACGTGACCGCACCGGTGTATGCGGCATCGGCGGGCTGGGATCCCGTCGCGCGCATGCAGCACGTCGACCTGTTCACCTGGCTGCGCGGCGACATCCTGGTCAAGGCCGACAAGATGACTATGGCGAACTCGCTGGAACTGCGGGTGCCGTTCCTGGACCCAGAGGTCTTCGCGGTCGCATCCCGGCTGCCCTATGACCAGAAAATCACCAGGGCGACAACCAAATTCGCGTTGCGGCGCGCGCTGGAGCCTATCGTCCCGGCGCATGTGCTGAACCGGCCGAAGCTGGGCTTCCCGGTGCCCATCCGGCATTGGTTGCGGGCCGGCGAACTGCTCGAATGGGCGTATTCGATGGTCAACTCGTCACAGGCGGGAGACCTGATCGACCTCGCAGCGGTACGCACCATGCTCGACGAACACCGCAGCGGCACAAGCGATCACAGCCGCCGGCTGTGGACCGTGCTGATCTTCATGCTGTGGCACGCGATCTTCGTCGAGCACAGCATCACTCCGCAGATCGGTGAACCGACCTATCCCGTGCAGCTGTAG
- the ctaC gene encoding aa3-type cytochrome oxidase subunit II, with product MTPRGLKAVARTASLSIVLGATALLLSGCSWSEVLGLGWPNGITPEAHFNRELWIGSVIASLVVGAIVWGLIFWTSAFHRAKKTDTELPRQFGYNMPLELVLTVVPFLIISVLFYFTVVVQERMLHEEPNPEVVVDVTAFQWNWKFGYQKVDFSDGTFTYEGGDPERAAAVASGPEGLEGEHGGEFGVIAGKHPQDRSYLAFDKVETLGSSNEIPVLVVPSGKRIEFRIASADVIHGFWVPEFLFKRDVMPNPRANNSDNTFQISEINQTGAFVGRCTEMCGTYHSMMNFELRVVEPNDFKAYLQQRIDGKTNAQALQAINQPPKAVTTHPFDTRRGELAPQLSQASK from the coding sequence GTGACACCTCGCGGGCTGAAGGCGGTGGCGCGAACGGCGTCGCTGTCAATCGTCCTGGGTGCTACGGCGTTGCTGCTCAGTGGCTGCAGCTGGTCCGAGGTGCTGGGCCTGGGGTGGCCGAACGGCATCACTCCCGAAGCCCACTTCAACCGCGAACTGTGGATCGGCTCGGTGATCGCCTCGCTGGTCGTCGGCGCGATCGTGTGGGGCCTGATCTTCTGGACTTCGGCGTTTCACCGGGCCAAGAAGACTGACACGGAGTTGCCGCGCCAGTTCGGCTACAACATGCCCCTGGAGCTGGTTCTGACCGTGGTGCCGTTCCTGATCATCTCGGTGCTGTTCTACTTCACCGTGGTGGTGCAGGAGAGGATGCTGCACGAGGAACCGAATCCCGAAGTCGTCGTCGACGTCACCGCTTTCCAGTGGAACTGGAAGTTCGGCTACCAGAAGGTGGACTTCTCCGACGGCACGTTCACCTATGAGGGCGGCGACCCCGAGCGGGCGGCCGCGGTGGCGTCCGGCCCGGAGGGCCTGGAGGGCGAGCACGGCGGCGAGTTCGGTGTGATCGCGGGCAAGCACCCGCAGGACCGCTCGTATCTGGCGTTCGACAAGGTCGAGACGCTGGGTTCGTCGAATGAGATCCCGGTGCTGGTGGTGCCGTCCGGCAAGCGCATCGAGTTCCGGATCGCCTCGGCCGACGTCATCCACGGGTTCTGGGTGCCGGAGTTCCTGTTCAAGCGCGACGTGATGCCCAACCCGCGGGCGAACAACTCCGACAACACGTTCCAGATCAGCGAGATCAACCAGACCGGGGCGTTCGTCGGCCGGTGCACGGAGATGTGCGGCACCTACCACTCGATGATGAACTTCGAGCTACGGGTGGTGGAGCCCAACGACTTCAAGGCGTATCTGCAGCAGCGCATCGACGGTAAGACCAACGCCCAGGCGCTGCAGGCGATCAACCAGCCGCCGAAGGCCGTCACCACCCATCCGTTCGACACCCGTCGCGGCGAACTGGCGCCCCAGCTCTCGCAGGCCAGCAAGTAG
- a CDS encoding cytochrome c oxidase subunit 4 gives MHIEARLFEFLTAFFVLAAVVYAVLTGMFQYGGIEWAGTTALVLTAGLTLITGTFFRFVARRLDTRPEDYEDAEISDGAGELGFFSPHSWWPVMIALSASITAVGVALWLPWLIVAGICFVVTTVAGLVFEYYTGPEKH, from the coding sequence ATGCATATCGAAGCCCGGCTGTTCGAGTTTCTGACCGCGTTCTTCGTCCTCGCCGCCGTCGTCTACGCGGTGCTGACCGGGATGTTCCAGTACGGCGGCATCGAGTGGGCGGGCACCACCGCGCTGGTGCTGACCGCCGGCCTGACCCTGATCACCGGCACCTTCTTCCGGTTCGTGGCCCGGCGCCTGGACACCCGGCCGGAGGACTACGAAGACGCCGAGATCAGCGACGGCGCCGGCGAGCTCGGCTTCTTCAGCCCACACAGCTGGTGGCCGGTGATGATCGCGCTGTCGGCGTCGATCACCGCGGTCGGTGTCGCGCTGTGGCTGCCCTGGCTCATCGTGGCGGGTATCTGCTTCGTGGTCACGACGGTCGCCGGCCTGGTATTCGAGTACTACACCGGCCCCGAGAAGCACTGA
- a CDS encoding MmpS family transport accessory protein, with product MSGPNPPDDEGSDFRSQEPDRGAGDQPAPDTSDTEFHSRAYSAPESEQFTAGPYVPADSSLYDYDSYEPGEPADQPTPPRWPWVVGVAAIVAAIALVASVSVLVTRTDTDNLATPETSTTTVAPPVQDEITTTTPPPPPPPTTAEPPPPPPPETVTVTQAPPPPPPAPAEPPPPPPAPATTQPPPPPPTTTRSGPRQVTYSVTGTKAPGDIITVTYIDASGRSRTQRNVYIPWSLTVTPISQSEVGSVQASSLFLVSRLNCSITTSDGTVLSSNTNNSAQTSC from the coding sequence ATGAGCGGGCCGAATCCCCCGGATGACGAAGGGTCGGATTTCCGAAGTCAGGAGCCGGATCGAGGCGCCGGTGATCAGCCGGCACCCGACACCAGCGATACGGAATTCCACTCGCGGGCGTACTCCGCGCCGGAGTCCGAGCAGTTCACCGCAGGCCCATACGTGCCCGCCGACTCCTCGCTGTACGACTACGACAGCTACGAACCGGGCGAGCCGGCCGACCAACCCACCCCGCCCCGATGGCCGTGGGTCGTCGGGGTGGCGGCGATCGTCGCGGCCATCGCGCTGGTGGCATCGGTGTCGGTCCTGGTGACCCGCACCGACACCGACAACCTCGCGACACCGGAAACGTCGACCACCACCGTGGCGCCGCCGGTGCAGGACGAGATCACCACCACCACGCCGCCACCGCCGCCTCCGCCCACGACGGCTGAGCCGCCACCACCACCGCCGCCGGAGACGGTGACCGTCACCCAGGCGCCGCCGCCGCCGCCGCCCGCACCCGCCGAACCGCCGCCGCCACCACCGGCGCCGGCGACCACACAGCCGCCGCCACCGCCGCCCACGACGACCCGCTCGGGCCCGCGCCAGGTCACCTATTCGGTGACGGGAACCAAAGCACCGGGAGACATCATCACCGTGACCTACATCGACGCGTCGGGGCGCAGCCGCACCCAGCGCAACGTCTACATCCCGTGGTCGTTGACCGTGACCCCGATCTCGCAGTCCGAAGTCGGCTCGGTACAGGCGTCCAGCCTGTTCCTGGTCAGTCGGCTCAATTGCTCCATCACCACGAGCGACGGGACGGTGCTGTCCTCGAACACCAACAACTCCGCGCAGACCAGCTGCTGA
- a CDS encoding DUF2561 family protein: protein MTYDTDASGRSRLTPALDPSELDRTDRILLGSCAAIWLVALGTGVAATVALVDLGRGHAESSGDAGTPWLLYTVIGISAVVIIGAVPLLLRARREALAEPPQATRSATAAGQSRATDATSATEKLRPAGARAGVDPQSAYAAPRPLRTLEAPESGSAAVDLLWLRCAVVIACAIGVAMVAIGVATYLMAVDSNVAAWVFYVLTALVTLAMPVVPWFYLKELRALPDQQGA from the coding sequence ATGACCTACGACACCGACGCGTCGGGGCGTTCACGGTTGACCCCCGCACTGGATCCCAGTGAACTGGACCGCACGGACCGCATCCTGCTGGGCTCGTGCGCGGCGATCTGGCTGGTCGCCCTCGGCACCGGCGTCGCCGCCACCGTGGCGCTGGTGGACCTGGGCCGCGGGCACGCCGAGTCCTCCGGGGACGCCGGCACGCCCTGGCTGCTCTACACCGTCATCGGGATCTCGGCGGTGGTGATCATCGGGGCCGTGCCGCTGCTGCTGCGGGCGCGCCGGGAAGCCCTGGCCGAACCGCCACAGGCGACCCGTTCCGCGACCGCGGCGGGGCAGAGCCGGGCGACGGACGCGACGTCGGCCACCGAGAAACTGAGGCCGGCGGGCGCGAGGGCCGGCGTCGATCCGCAGTCGGCGTATGCGGCGCCGAGACCGTTGCGCACGCTCGAAGCGCCCGAATCCGGCTCGGCAGCCGTCGATCTACTGTGGCTGCGTTGCGCCGTGGTGATCGCGTGCGCAATCGGTGTCGCCATGGTTGCCATCGGCGTGGCCACCTACCTGATGGCGGTGGACAGCAACGTCGCAGCGTGGGTGTTCTACGTGCTGACCGCGCTCGTCACGCTGGCCATGCCCGTCGTGCCGTGGTTCTACCTCAAAGAACTACGCGCCCTGCCGGATCAGCAGGGCGCGTAA
- the qcrB gene encoding cytochrome bc1 complex cytochrome b subunit, translating into MSPKLPKPPALAEIAAAQGEAIDSRYHPSAAVRRQLNKVFPTHWSFLLGEIALYSFIVLLITGVYLTLFFDPSMAEVTYDGVYQPLRGVQMSKAYESTLDISFEIRGGLFVRQIHHWAALLFAAAIMVHLARIFFTGAFRRPREANWVIGALLLILAMFEGYFGYSLPDDLLSGIGLRAALSSISLGMPVIGTWLHWALFGGDFPCGGVGYECSTDGIWIPRMYALHILLIPGIMLALIGLHLALVWFQKHTQFPGPGRTESNVVGVRVMPVFAVKSGAFFAMTVGILGLMGGLLTINPVWNLGPYKPSQVSAGSQPDFYMMWTEGVARIFPPWEIYLGNYTIPASTWVALFMGLVFILLIAYPYLEKKLTGDTAHHNLLQRPRDAPVRTALGAAAISLYMLLTLAAMNDIIALKFHISLNATTWIGRIGMVVLPAIVYYIAYRWAVGLQRSDRAVLEHGIETGIIKRLPHGAYIELHQPLGPVDEHGHPIPLEYQGAALPKRMNKLGSAGAPGTGGFLSADPLDEHEAITAAERAGERKALTALAEHQARRGSSNGHDSADGESPNGHH; encoded by the coding sequence ATGAGTCCGAAATTGCCGAAACCCCCCGCCCTCGCCGAAATCGCGGCCGCGCAAGGCGAAGCCATCGATTCGCGCTACCACCCCTCGGCGGCGGTGCGACGCCAGCTGAACAAGGTCTTCCCCACCCACTGGTCGTTCCTGCTGGGCGAGATCGCGTTGTACAGCTTCATCGTCCTGCTGATCACCGGCGTCTATCTGACGCTGTTCTTCGACCCGTCGATGGCGGAGGTCACCTACGACGGCGTCTACCAACCGCTGCGCGGTGTGCAGATGTCCAAGGCCTACGAGTCCACGCTCGACATCAGCTTCGAGATCCGCGGCGGCTTGTTCGTCCGTCAGATACACCACTGGGCCGCACTGCTTTTCGCAGCCGCGATCATGGTGCACCTGGCTCGCATCTTCTTCACCGGCGCATTCCGAAGGCCACGTGAGGCCAACTGGGTGATCGGTGCGCTGCTGCTGATCCTGGCGATGTTCGAGGGCTACTTCGGTTACTCGCTGCCCGACGACCTGCTCTCGGGCATCGGGTTGCGCGCCGCACTGTCGTCGATCTCGCTGGGCATGCCGGTGATCGGCACCTGGCTGCACTGGGCGCTGTTCGGCGGCGACTTCCCGTGCGGCGGCGTGGGATACGAGTGCTCGACCGACGGTATCTGGATTCCCAGGATGTACGCGCTGCACATTCTGCTGATCCCGGGAATCATGTTGGCGCTCATCGGGCTTCACCTGGCCCTGGTGTGGTTCCAGAAGCACACCCAGTTCCCCGGGCCGGGTCGCACCGAGTCCAACGTCGTCGGCGTGCGTGTGATGCCGGTGTTCGCGGTGAAGTCCGGCGCGTTCTTCGCGATGACCGTCGGCATCCTGGGCCTGATGGGTGGGCTGCTGACGATCAACCCGGTGTGGAATCTGGGGCCCTACAAGCCGTCTCAGGTGTCGGCCGGCAGCCAGCCCGACTTCTACATGATGTGGACCGAAGGTGTGGCGCGTATCTTCCCGCCGTGGGAGATCTACCTCGGCAACTACACCATCCCCGCCTCGACGTGGGTGGCGCTGTTCATGGGGCTGGTTTTCATCCTGCTGATCGCCTACCCGTATCTGGAGAAGAAGCTCACCGGCGACACCGCACATCACAACCTGCTGCAGCGTCCGCGCGACGCCCCGGTGCGCACTGCGCTGGGTGCGGCGGCCATCTCGCTGTACATGCTGCTCACGCTCGCCGCGATGAACGACATCATCGCGCTGAAGTTCCACATCTCGCTGAACGCGACGACGTGGATCGGCCGCATCGGCATGGTGGTGCTGCCCGCGATCGTCTATTACATCGCCTACCGGTGGGCCGTCGGCCTGCAGCGCAGCGACCGCGCTGTGCTCGAGCACGGCATCGAAACCGGCATCATCAAGCGGCTGCCGCACGGTGCCTACATCGAGCTGCACCAGCCGCTGGGCCCGGTCGACGAGCACGGTCATCCGATTCCGTTGGAGTACCAGGGCGCTGCCCTACCCAAGCGGATGAACAAGCTGGGTTCCGCGGGTGCTCCGGGTACCGGCGGCTTCCTGTCCGCCGATCCGCTCGACGAGCACGAGGCGATCACCGCCGCAGAGCGCGCGGGCGAACGCAAGGCGCTCACCGCACTGGCCGAACACCAGGCGCGCAGGGGCTCCTCGAACGGACATGACTCAGCCGATGGGGAATCGCCCAACGGCCACCACTGA
- the qcrA gene encoding cytochrome bc1 complex Rieske iron-sulfur subunit produces MDGKPDHGTSDTPQGTDAPGHAGVPGQPTDAQLAAMSREELLELGGKLDGVEIVYKEDRWPVAGTKAEKRSARVVSYWLLLGGFSGLALVLVFLFWPWEYKPYGSEGQFLFSLTTPLYGLTFGLSILAIGIGAVLYQKKFIPQEISIQERHDGSSPEIQRKTVVANLSDALETSTIKRRKLVGLSLGIGLGAFGLGTLVAFMGGLIKNPWKPVVQTAEGKKAVLWTSGWTPRYEGETIYLARSTGNGTFVKMRPEDIDAGGMETVFPWRESDGDGTTVESHHHLAEIAMGVRNPVMLIRIKAQDMPRVVKRKGQESFNFGDLFAYTKVCSHLGCPASLYEQQSYRILCPCHQSQFDALHFAKPIFGPAARALAQLPITIDQDGYLVANGDFIEPVGPAFWERKSA; encoded by the coding sequence ATGGATGGAAAACCGGACCACGGCACCTCGGACACCCCGCAGGGCACCGACGCGCCCGGTCACGCCGGCGTGCCGGGTCAACCCACCGACGCCCAACTGGCGGCGATGTCGCGTGAGGAGCTCCTCGAACTAGGCGGCAAGCTCGACGGCGTCGAGATCGTTTACAAGGAAGACCGGTGGCCCGTCGCCGGTACCAAGGCCGAGAAGCGCAGCGCCCGCGTGGTGTCGTACTGGCTTCTGCTGGGCGGATTCTCGGGTCTGGCGCTGGTGCTGGTGTTCTTGTTCTGGCCCTGGGAGTACAAGCCGTACGGCTCCGAGGGTCAGTTCCTGTTCAGCCTGACCACTCCCCTCTACGGGTTGACGTTCGGACTGTCGATCCTCGCGATCGGCATCGGTGCGGTGCTGTATCAGAAGAAGTTCATCCCCCAGGAGATCTCGATCCAGGAGCGCCACGACGGCAGCTCCCCCGAGATCCAACGCAAGACGGTCGTGGCCAATCTGAGCGACGCGCTGGAGACCTCGACGATCAAGCGCCGCAAGCTCGTCGGCCTTTCACTGGGCATCGGCCTGGGCGCGTTCGGCCTGGGCACGCTGGTGGCGTTCATGGGCGGTCTGATCAAGAACCCGTGGAAACCGGTGGTGCAGACCGCCGAAGGCAAGAAGGCCGTGCTGTGGACGTCGGGGTGGACACCACGCTACGAGGGCGAGACGATCTACCTGGCCCGCTCCACCGGCAATGGCACGTTCGTCAAGATGCGGCCCGAGGACATCGACGCCGGCGGCATGGAGACCGTGTTCCCGTGGCGCGAGTCCGACGGTGACGGCACCACCGTCGAGTCGCACCACCATCTCGCCGAGATCGCGATGGGTGTGCGCAACCCGGTCATGCTGATCAGGATCAAAGCCCAGGACATGCCCCGGGTGGTCAAGCGCAAGGGCCAGGAGAGCTTCAACTTCGGTGACCTGTTCGCCTACACCAAGGTCTGCTCCCACCTGGGTTGCCCCGCTTCGCTATACGAGCAGCAGTCGTATCGCATCCTGTGTCCGTGCCACCAGTCGCAGTTCGACGCGTTGCACTTCGCGAAACCCATATTCGGCCCGGCTGCGCGTGCCCTCGCGCAGCTGCCCATCACCATCGACCAGGACGGGTATCTCGTCGCCAACGGCGACTTCATCGAACCCGTCGGGCCGGCCTTCTGGGAACGGAAATCAGCATGA
- the qcrC gene encoding cytochrome bc1 complex diheme cytochrome c subunit: MTDKSRRRLRRRLSGAVLLLLGLGVAGGLAATLTPTPQVAVADESQSALLRTGKQLFDTSCVTCHGVNLQGVEDRGPSLIGVGEAAVYFQVSTGRMPAMRGEAQAPDKPPVFDEAQTDALGAYVQANGGGPVVPRDDNGRVAQESLLGDDVARGGDLFRLNCASCHNFTGKGGALSSGKYAPDLGDAKPAQIYTAMLTGPQNMPKFSDRQLSPDEKRDIVAYVRESAETPSYGGYGLGGFGPAPEGMAAWIIGMVAVIAAALWIGARA, encoded by the coding sequence ATGACCGACAAGTCGCGCCGTCGGCTGCGCCGGCGCCTGTCAGGTGCTGTGCTGCTGCTGCTCGGACTGGGCGTCGCAGGTGGCCTGGCAGCCACCCTCACACCGACGCCACAGGTTGCGGTCGCCGACGAATCGCAGTCGGCGCTGCTGCGCACGGGCAAGCAGCTGTTCGACACCTCCTGCGTCACCTGCCACGGCGTGAACCTGCAGGGCGTCGAGGACCGCGGCCCGAGCCTGATCGGCGTCGGCGAGGCGGCGGTCTACTTCCAGGTGTCCACCGGCCGCATGCCGGCGATGCGGGGTGAGGCGCAGGCGCCGGACAAGCCCCCGGTGTTCGACGAGGCGCAGACCGACGCGCTCGGCGCCTACGTGCAGGCCAACGGCGGTGGTCCGGTCGTCCCGCGGGACGACAACGGACGCGTCGCCCAGGAGTCGCTGCTCGGTGACGACGTCGCCCGCGGCGGCGACCTGTTCCGGCTGAACTGCGCGTCGTGCCACAACTTCACCGGCAAGGGCGGCGCCCTGTCGTCGGGCAAGTACGCACCCGACCTCGGCGATGCCAAGCCCGCTCAGATCTACACGGCGATGCTGACCGGCCCGCAGAACATGCCGAAGTTCTCCGACCGGCAGCTGTCGCCGGACGAGAAGCGCGACATTGTCGCCTACGTCCGCGAATCGGCGGAGACTCCGAGCTACGGCGGCTACGGCCTCGGCGGGTTCGGCCCCGCGCCGGAGGGCATGGCGGCCTGGATCATCGGCATGGTGGCCGTCATCGCCGCGGCCTTGTGGATCGGAGCGCGAGCATGA
- the ctaE gene encoding aa3-type cytochrome oxidase subunit III, whose protein sequence is MTSAVGASGTAITSRVHSLNRPNMVSVGTIVWLSSELMFFAGLFAMYFTARSQAAGEWPPPPTELNLVQAVPVTLVLIASSFTCQMGVFAAERGDIFGLRRWYVITFLMGLFFVLGQGYEYIQLVHHGTTIASSAYGSVFYMATGFHGLHVIGGLVAFVLLLARTRMSKFTPAQATAAIVVSYYWHFVDIVWIALFAVIYFVR, encoded by the coding sequence GTGACGAGCGCTGTAGGGGCTTCGGGAACCGCAATCACGTCGCGAGTACATTCGCTGAACCGGCCGAACATGGTCAGTGTCGGCACCATCGTGTGGCTGTCCAGCGAGCTGATGTTCTTTGCTGGCCTGTTTGCGATGTACTTCACCGCACGTTCGCAGGCGGCCGGCGAGTGGCCGCCACCGCCGACGGAGTTGAACCTGGTCCAGGCCGTTCCGGTCACGCTCGTGCTGATCGCCTCGTCGTTCACCTGTCAGATGGGCGTGTTCGCCGCCGAGCGCGGCGACATCTTCGGACTGCGCCGCTGGTACGTCATCACGTTCTTGATGGGGCTGTTCTTCGTGCTGGGCCAGGGCTACGAGTACATCCAGCTGGTCCACCACGGCACCACCATCGCCAGCAGCGCCTACGGCTCGGTGTTCTACATGGCCACCGGCTTCCACGGATTACACGTGATCGGTGGGCTGGTCGCCTTCGTGCTCCTGCTGGCCCGCACCCGGATGAGCAAGTTCACCCCAGCTCAGGCCACCGCTGCCATTGTGGTGTCGTACTACTGGCACTTCGTCGACATCGTGTGGATCGCTTTGTTCGCCGTCATTTACTTCGTCCGTTGA
- the trpD gene encoding anthranilate phosphoribosyltransferase — MASPENPDPFTWPRILGRLTTGQSLTTGQAAWAMDQIMTGAASPAQIAGFGVSMKMKRPTSAEVTELAEVMLKHARRVPTDDIGNETVDIVGTGGDGSNTVNLSTMAAIVVAAAGVPVIKHGNRAASSLSGGADTLEALGVRIDLGPDDVARSVAEVGIGFAFAPQFHPSYRHAGVVRREIGVPTVFNLLGPLTNPASPRAGLIGCAWADLAEVMAGVFATRRSSVLVVHGDDGLDELTTTTTSTIWRVQAGTVERLTFDPAAFGFKRAELSELVGGDAESNAASVRAVLGGAPGAVRDAVILNAAGALVAHAGLASDAKWVLAWETGLAKAAEAIDSGAAEQLLARWVRFTQKA; from the coding sequence GTGGCTTCCCCCGAAAACCCTGATCCTTTCACCTGGCCCCGGATTCTGGGCCGCCTCACCACCGGTCAGTCGCTGACGACCGGCCAGGCGGCATGGGCGATGGACCAGATCATGACCGGCGCGGCGTCCCCAGCGCAGATCGCCGGCTTCGGGGTGTCGATGAAGATGAAGCGCCCGACGTCGGCCGAGGTGACGGAGTTGGCCGAAGTCATGCTCAAGCACGCGCGACGGGTGCCGACCGACGACATCGGCAATGAGACCGTCGACATCGTGGGCACGGGCGGCGACGGATCCAACACGGTGAACCTGTCTACGATGGCCGCGATCGTCGTCGCCGCCGCGGGCGTTCCGGTGATCAAGCACGGCAACCGCGCCGCCTCCTCGCTGTCCGGCGGGGCGGACACGCTCGAGGCGCTCGGCGTGCGCATCGACCTCGGTCCCGACGACGTCGCGCGCAGTGTCGCCGAAGTCGGCATCGGCTTTGCGTTCGCGCCGCAGTTCCATCCGTCGTACCGGCACGCCGGCGTGGTGCGCCGCGAGATCGGGGTGCCGACGGTCTTCAATCTGCTTGGCCCGCTGACCAATCCGGCCTCTCCGCGGGCCGGGCTGATCGGCTGCGCCTGGGCCGATCTGGCCGAGGTGATGGCCGGCGTGTTCGCGACCCGCCGGTCCAGCGTGTTGGTCGTGCACGGCGACGACGGCCTCGACGAGCTGACCACGACCACGACGAGCACGATCTGGCGGGTACAGGCGGGCACTGTCGAGCGGCTGACGTTCGACCCGGCCGCGTTCGGCTTCAAGCGTGCGGAGTTGTCGGAATTGGTCGGCGGCGATGCGGAATCGAACGCCGCCTCGGTGCGCGCGGTGCTGGGCGGTGCGCCCGGTGCGGTGCGCGACGCGGTGATCCTCAACGCGGCCGGCGCTCTGGTGGCGCACGCGGGGCTAGCCAGCGACGCCAAATGGGTGCTGGCTTGGGAGACGGGGCTGGCCAAGGCGGCCGAGGCCATCGACTCCGGAGCGGCCGAACAGCTCCTCGCGCGTTGGGTGCGGTTCACCCAAAAGGCTTGA